In the genome of Enterococcus sp. DIV2402, the window CATATTTCTTTTTTTGAAAATCTTAATGAAATCGTCTAAAAATCCTAACAAACCATATAATGCCAAGACAAACAATAGAATGAATAGTGATGGCGTTAATTGTTGTTGCCACAAGCCTACCCAAAGAGCTGTAATCACCGAAGCAACTAAGAATACCACTCCACCCATTGTAGGTGTTCCTGCTTTGATGTTGTGCCATTTTGGTCCTTCATCGCGAATTTCTTGTCCATATTTTTTGGCTTGAAAATACCCAATAAATAATGGCATTGTTGCCACCGTAATCCCAAAACTACTTGCAAGTGGCAGAATCATTTTTGTCCATTCCATGCTTTTTCTCTCCTAAGTTAATTTTCTTTCAACGTAAATGTTAATCCTGTGTCTGTTAATGCTTCGTATGGAGCGATACTTTGTTCAACACAATATCCTTCGCCTTCAAATGTAACTTCAACGTCTAATAATTCACCTAATTTAATTAAGTCGGATTTTGACCAACCGATTGTGTCAGGCATATAACGCTGATTACCATCTGTCAGTAATAACAGTTTTTCAGAAGGCATAACTTTTTTACCATTTTCAATTGATTGTGCTTTGATTTCATCCCCATTACCAATAACTACTACAGATAATCCACGTCTTTGTGCATCTTCTGCTGCCGTCGTTGTATCTAAATTACGATAGTCTTCAACAGTGACCATTTCCGTACTTGTTTCACTTGGATCTTCTACTAAATCAACATCATATAAATCCATTGCACGTTTTAATAATGGTGTGGCGATGCTTGGAATAATTGAACCATCCTGTTGTTCTGGACGTTTCATTGTGACATACATAACATATTTTGGATCTTCAGAAGGAATCATCGCAACTGAAGAATATAGATAATCACTTTCACCAGTTAAATAACTACCGTCACGAGCAATTTGGGCAGTTCCTGTTTTAACAGATACGTTGTACCCAGGAATATCATAACGACCATATGCTGTTCCATAATCTGGGTCTTCTGCGGTATCACGCATGTACTCACGAACGGTTTGAGCGGCTGAAGCTGAGATTGGATGTCCTACAACTTCTTTTTGCGTGACCATCTCTTCTTCTGTCTCTGGATTAACTATTTTTTTAATAAATTGAGGTTTTAACATTTGTCCATCATTGGAAATCGCTGTAAAGGCTTGAAGCATTTGAAGTTGTGTCACCCCAATAGCTTGACCAAAAGAAGACATTGCCTGACTGACAATATTATCTTCTGGTAAGTTTCCTGTATGTTCTTCTGCGATTCCAGAATACGTACTTCTTCCAAAACCAAATTCTTTCAAGTATCGTTGCCAACGTTCAGTCATTCGTTGTTCAAGTTTTACCATTCCGATATTACTTGACCAAGACAGGGCTTGACGCATTGTTAGGGAACCTTTTTCACCTAAGTCCCAGTCACGAATCGTCGTATCGCCAATTTTAATTTCATCTGTACTGTAGGTTTCATTTGGATTAAATACACCTTGATCAATAGCTCCTGCTACAGTTAAGACTTTAATCGTTGAACCTGGTTCATAATTGTCTTGCGCAAAAAGATTTTGCCAAATAAAATCTTCATCGGTAAATTCAGCTTTTGTTTCTGGATTAAAGGTTGGTCGCTGTGACATCGCTACGACTTCACCTGTTTTTGCCTCCATTAAGACAGCTGTAATATCTTCTGCTTGGATATTTTTAACAGCTTGATCCATCAATGTTTCCAAATAGCTTTGTAACCGAACATCTAAGGTTGT includes:
- a CDS encoding penicillin-binding transpeptidase domain-containing protein; this encodes MRIIEKIKQYFKKKNLSTMNNRKKVGIILFTTSIGLFFLFVTRLSYIVIVGQVAGTSLEEKTQNLYKGSQVIKAKRGTIYDRNGVAIAEDATSYSLYAVLSTDYRSGNKNLYAEEKNFEALATIVSDILNGRVRKTTVEKVLKSGLENNKYQVDIPNGKNITLQEKQAIEEAMEKQKIQGLYFEEHPSRIYPNGVFSSHFIGYADIQVNQETKKEELLGRMGLEEVYNDVLAGKDGEMTFQKDNFQNPLPGTTAEIEPAQDGQDIYTTLDVRLQSYLETLMDQAVKNIQAEDITAVLMEAKTGEVVAMSQRPTFNPETKAEFTDEDFIWQNLFAQDNYEPGSTIKVLTVAGAIDQGVFNPNETYSTDEIKIGDTTIRDWDLGEKGSLTMRQALSWSSNIGMVKLEQRMTERWQRYLKEFGFGRSTYSGIAEEHTGNLPEDNIVSQAMSSFGQAIGVTQLQMLQAFTAISNDGQMLKPQFIKKIVNPETEEEMVTQKEVVGHPISASAAQTVREYMRDTAEDPDYGTAYGRYDIPGYNVSVKTGTAQIARDGSYLTGESDYLYSSVAMIPSEDPKYVMYVTMKRPEQQDGSIIPSIATPLLKRAMDLYDVDLVEDPSETSTEMVTVEDYRNLDTTTAAEDAQRRGLSVVVIGNGDEIKAQSIENGKKVMPSEKLLLLTDGNQRYMPDTIGWSKSDLIKLGELLDVEVTFEGEGYCVEQSIAPYEALTDTGLTFTLKEN